In Deinobacterium chartae, a single genomic region encodes these proteins:
- a CDS encoding carbohydrate ABC transporter permease codes for MKVQKSQTLTAVRRDWRKAFWSAEARVGYAFLLPMLVLFIVFRIGPALAGVVLSLMDYRVAGASRFVGFENFARLMQDALFWESLRVTFTYVLISVPLVTVVALAMALLVNQPVRWQGFFRASLFLPYVTSLVMAGIVWSWMYEPGGFVNGVLGLFGLRPISWLEQEATVLPAIAAMAVWKSFGYSMMVLLSGLLAIPRDYYEAADIDGARPWSKFRFITLPLLKPALFFVLVIETIGAFQVFDAVYVMTSGGPVRASYSIVYMLYDQGFKFFNFGYASAIGVVLFLIILVFSLIQRKLVGRTDA; via the coding sequence ATGAAGGTGCAGAAATCGCAGACCCTGACCGCCGTACGGCGCGACTGGCGCAAGGCTTTTTGGTCCGCCGAGGCCCGCGTCGGTTACGCCTTCTTGCTGCCGATGCTGGTGCTGTTCATCGTGTTTCGTATCGGCCCGGCCCTGGCGGGCGTGGTGCTCTCGCTGATGGACTACCGTGTGGCGGGTGCCTCGAGGTTCGTCGGTTTTGAGAACTTTGCGCGCCTGATGCAAGACGCCCTGTTCTGGGAGAGCCTGCGGGTCACGTTCACCTACGTGCTGATCAGCGTGCCGCTGGTGACGGTCGTGGCCCTCGCCATGGCGCTGCTGGTAAACCAGCCGGTGCGCTGGCAGGGTTTTTTCCGGGCCTCGCTCTTCTTGCCGTACGTCACCAGCCTGGTCATGGCGGGCATCGTGTGGAGCTGGATGTACGAACCGGGCGGTTTCGTGAACGGCGTTCTGGGCCTGTTCGGACTGCGCCCGATCAGCTGGCTGGAGCAGGAGGCCACCGTGCTGCCTGCCATCGCCGCCATGGCGGTGTGGAAGAGTTTCGGCTACTCGATGATGGTGCTGCTCTCGGGCCTGCTGGCCATTCCCCGCGACTACTACGAGGCCGCCGACATCGACGGTGCACGGCCCTGGAGCAAGTTCCGCTTCATCACCCTGCCGCTCTTGAAGCCCGCGCTGTTTTTTGTGCTGGTCATCGAGACCATCGGGGCCTTCCAGGTGTTCGACGCGGTGTACGTGATGACCAGCGGCGGGCCGGTGCGCGCCTCGTACTCGATCGTGTACATGCTCTACGACCAGGGCTTCAAGTTCTTTAACTTCGGCTACGCCAGCGCCATCGGCGTGGTGCTGTTTTTGATCATCCTGGTGTTCTCGCTGATCCAGCGCAAGCTGGTGGGAAGGACCGACGCATGA